Proteins from a genomic interval of bacterium YEK0313:
- a CDS encoding short chain dehydrogenase — MSKPVVLITGSSGFLGQAIARGLAERYRVVGLDVAAPKRSLPGMETITIDLTSDASVSEALDAVRRRFGGRIASVIHLAAYYDTTGEDNPKYDTVTVEGTRRLLAALRDFETERFVFSSTLLVHAPSPAKGVKIDEDGPLAPAWAYPRSKVETERLIRAERGDIKIAIVRLAGVYDEQCRAAFVAQQIARIFERRPTAYLFAGDIETGQPYLHKDDLVDAIVRLVDRRDRLPDETVLLIGEEETPTYGEMQRRIGELVHGEAWRTLALPKEVTQIGAWMQENVLDQDVEIKAWMVANADDHYELDIGRADRLLGWRPRHSLTATLPEMIRRLKADPTDWYRANKLEPSVVAASGPELDQAAERLRRPLERSDAEVAEDTARRHARTLWAPLTNAAIGLWLVASPFALGLFDPPAVPLPPALGHDIAAAETRDARLGTSEILSGLLVMILALGGMAARWRALQWGTAAVGLWVMAAPLLFWTTSAGAYATDTLAGMIIVALAVMVPPTPGVSGRALAADDDRPIGWTYSPSTFSQRIHIIALALVGLLVSRYLAAYQLGHVDGLWDPFFGPGGADVANGTEAVVTSWVSKGFPIADAGLGAFAYALDVLAGAIGDRRRWRTMPWMVVLFGLLVVPLGLVSVGFIMIQPPLIGALCTLCIVQAALTVLLIPYSVDEVLASCQYLWRAKRAGEPFWRTFWRGGPALGEDEAPTPDLDRPVPDIMRDIVMGGVNFPWTLVASTALGIVLMATPLAFGTQPPLSFSDYVTGCLVILVAVTAMAEVVRPVRFVNIPLGAWIAGSPFMLDGGASAATAADIAIGLGLIALSLPRGTRSEAHYGGWDRAIV, encoded by the coding sequence ATGTCGAAGCCAGTCGTTCTGATCACCGGCAGCAGCGGCTTCCTCGGGCAGGCGATCGCGCGCGGCTTGGCGGAACGCTATCGGGTCGTGGGGCTCGACGTTGCCGCGCCGAAGCGATCACTGCCAGGCATGGAGACGATCACCATCGATCTCACCTCCGATGCCAGCGTGAGCGAAGCCCTGGACGCAGTGCGGCGGCGCTTCGGCGGCCGGATCGCCTCGGTCATCCACCTCGCCGCCTATTACGACACGACCGGCGAGGACAATCCGAAATACGACACCGTGACGGTGGAGGGCACGCGCCGGCTGCTGGCCGCCCTGCGGGATTTCGAAACCGAGCGGTTCGTCTTCTCCAGCACCCTACTCGTGCATGCGCCGAGCCCGGCGAAGGGCGTGAAGATCGACGAGGACGGCCCGCTGGCCCCGGCCTGGGCCTATCCCCGCTCGAAGGTCGAGACCGAGCGGCTGATCCGCGCGGAGCGCGGCGACATCAAGATCGCCATCGTCAGGCTCGCCGGCGTCTATGACGAGCAGTGCCGCGCCGCCTTCGTCGCCCAGCAGATCGCCCGCATCTTCGAACGCCGGCCGACCGCCTATCTTTTCGCCGGCGACATCGAAACGGGTCAGCCCTATCTCCACAAGGACGATCTCGTCGACGCCATCGTGCGCCTCGTCGACCGGCGCGACCGGCTTCCCGACGAGACCGTGCTGCTGATCGGCGAGGAGGAGACGCCGACCTATGGCGAGATGCAGCGGCGGATCGGCGAGCTCGTCCATGGCGAGGCCTGGCGCACGCTCGCTCTGCCCAAGGAGGTCACGCAGATCGGCGCCTGGATGCAGGAGAACGTGCTGGACCAGGATGTCGAGATCAAGGCCTGGATGGTCGCCAATGCCGACGACCACTACGAGCTCGACATTGGCCGCGCCGACCGGCTCCTCGGCTGGCGGCCGCGCCACAGCCTGACCGCGACGCTGCCGGAGATGATCCGGCGCCTGAAGGCCGATCCGACCGACTGGTACCGGGCGAACAAGCTCGAGCCTTCGGTGGTCGCGGCGTCCGGGCCGGAGCTCGATCAGGCGGCTGAGCGGCTGCGGCGGCCGCTGGAGCGCTCGGACGCGGAGGTCGCCGAGGACACTGCCCGCCGCCACGCGCGCACGCTCTGGGCGCCGTTGACCAATGCCGCGATCGGCCTCTGGCTCGTCGCCTCGCCATTCGCGCTCGGGCTGTTCGATCCGCCGGCCGTCCCCTTGCCGCCGGCCCTCGGCCACGACATCGCGGCGGCGGAGACGCGCGATGCGCGGCTCGGCACCAGCGAGATCCTGTCGGGGCTGCTGGTCATGATCCTCGCGCTGGGCGGCATGGCGGCCCGGTGGCGCGCGCTGCAATGGGGCACGGCGGCTGTCGGGCTTTGGGTGATGGCGGCGCCGCTCCTGTTCTGGACCACCAGCGCAGGCGCCTATGCGACCGATACCCTGGCGGGCATGATCATTGTCGCCCTGGCAGTCATGGTGCCGCCCACGCCGGGCGTCAGCGGCCGGGCGCTGGCTGCGGACGACGATCGGCCGATCGGCTGGACCTATTCGCCCTCGACCTTCAGCCAGCGCATCCACATCATCGCGCTCGCCCTGGTCGGCCTGCTCGTCTCGCGCTACCTTGCCGCCTATCAGCTCGGCCATGTCGACGGCCTCTGGGACCCGTTCTTCGGACCGGGCGGGGCGGATGTCGCCAACGGCACCGAGGCGGTCGTCACCTCCTGGGTCTCCAAGGGGTTCCCGATCGCCGATGCGGGGCTCGGCGCCTTCGCCTACGCACTCGATGTGCTGGCCGGCGCGATCGGCGACCGGCGCCGCTGGCGCACCATGCCCTGGATGGTCGTGCTGTTCGGGCTGCTGGTGGTTCCGCTTGGTCTCGTCAGCGTCGGCTTCATCATGATCCAGCCGCCGCTGATCGGCGCCCTGTGCACGCTCTGCATCGTCCAGGCGGCGCTGACGGTCCTGCTCATCCCCTATTCGGTCGATGAGGTGCTGGCGAGCTGCCAGTATCTCTGGCGCGCGAAACGGGCGGGGGAGCCGTTCTGGCGCACCTTCTGGCGCGGCGGTCCGGCGCTCGGCGAGGACGAGGCGCCGACGCCCGATCTCGACCGGCCGGTTCCCGACATCATGCGCGACATCGTCATGGGCGGCGTGAACTTCCCCTGGACGCTCGTCGCGAGCACCGCGCTCGGCATCGTCCTGATGGCGACGCCGCTCGCCTTCGGCACGCAGCCGCCGCTCTCCTTCAGCGACTACGTGACCGGCTGCCTCGTCATCCTCGTCGCCGTGACGGCGATGGCCGAGGTCGTGCGGCCGGTCAGGTTCGTCAATATCCCGCTCGGCGCCTGGATCGCCGGCTCGCCCTTCATGCTCGACGGCGGCGCCTCGGCGGCAACCGCCGCGGATATTGCCATCGGTCTGGGGCTGATCGCGCTGAGCCTGCCGCGCGGTACGCGCAGCGAAGCGCATTACGGCGGCTGGGACCGGGCCATCGTATGA
- the fieF_2 gene encoding Ferrous-iron efflux pump FieF, with the protein MAAHSGSKTVIYAAVAGNLLIAATKFTAAAWTGSSAMLSEGVHSLVDTGNGLLLLYGLRRAARPPDLAHPFGHGRELYFWSFIVALLVFAVGAGVSFYEGIAHIREPRPATDLAANYVVLGVSALFEGYTWRVALKEFRAVKGALGYYAAVRESKDPSVFTVLFEDTAALLGLFIAFCGITAAARFDRPELDGIASLFISAILALTAIFLARESKALLMGEAALPHVQEEILAVVRADPDVERVNGLTTVHLGPDQIVVALSLEFRDDRSTAEIESCVERIEARLRQSRTDIASVFVKPQTRATWRARRARLRAGR; encoded by the coding sequence ATGGCGGCGCATTCAGGTTCGAAGACCGTCATCTATGCCGCCGTCGCCGGCAACCTGCTGATCGCCGCGACCAAGTTCACCGCGGCCGCCTGGACCGGCAGCTCGGCCATGCTTTCGGAAGGCGTTCACTCCCTTGTCGATACCGGCAACGGCCTGCTGCTGCTCTACGGGCTGCGGCGCGCCGCGCGGCCGCCCGATCTCGCCCATCCCTTCGGCCATGGCCGCGAGCTCTATTTCTGGAGCTTCATCGTCGCCTTGCTGGTCTTCGCGGTCGGCGCGGGCGTCTCGTTCTACGAAGGCATCGCGCATATCCGCGAGCCGCGGCCGGCGACCGACCTCGCCGCCAACTATGTCGTGCTCGGCGTTTCCGCCCTGTTCGAAGGCTATACCTGGCGCGTCGCGCTGAAGGAGTTCCGCGCCGTGAAGGGCGCGCTCGGCTATTACGCGGCGGTCCGCGAGAGCAAGGACCCGAGCGTCTTCACCGTGCTGTTCGAGGATACGGCGGCGCTGCTCGGCCTGTTCATCGCCTTCTGCGGCATCACCGCCGCGGCCCGGTTCGACCGGCCCGAGCTCGACGGCATCGCCTCGCTGTTCATCAGCGCCATCCTGGCCCTGACGGCGATCTTCCTCGCCCGCGAGAGCAAGGCGCTGCTCATGGGCGAGGCGGCGCTGCCGCATGTCCAGGAGGAGATCCTGGCCGTGGTGCGCGCCGACCCGGACGTCGAGCGCGTCAACGGCCTGACGACGGTGCATCTCGGTCCGGACCAGATCGTGGTGGCGCTCAGCCTGGAATTCAGGGACGACCGCTCGACCGCCGAGATCGAGAGCTGCGTGGAGCGGATCGAGGCGAGGCTGCGGCAGAGCCGGACCGACATCGCCTCGGTCTTCGTCAAGCCGCAGACCCGCGCCACCTGGCGCGCCCGCCGCGCCCGGCTCAGGGCCGGACGCTGA
- a CDS encoding Transposase, Mutator family codes for MSFPAQHRAKLHSTNPLERVNGEIKRRTEVVGIFPNEAAITRLIGAILLEQNDEWAVQRARYMTLETMAPMSDNPLVSLPAVVA; via the coding sequence ATGAGCTTCCCGGCCCAGCACCGCGCAAAACTGCACAGCACCAATCCGCTCGAACGCGTGAACGGCGAGATCAAGCGCCGCACCGAGGTCGTCGGCATCTTCCCCAACGAGGCCGCCATCACCCGGCTGATCGGCGCCATCCTGCTGGAGCAGAACGACGAATGGGCAGTCCAGCGCGCGCGCTACATGACGCTGGAAACGATGGCCCCCATGAGCGACAATCCCCTTGTCAGCCTGCCCGCAGTGGTCGCCTGA
- a CDS encoding Integrase core domain protein: protein MAGRVADVVVLSVEERSFLESQVRRHKAARSLSDRCRIILLCAEGLQSKEIGARLGVHEHTVGKWRRRFVNERIEGLTDEYRPGRPRTVSDAQVAEVIERTLNTTPRDATHWSIRSMAAATGLSHTTIRRIWTAFGLQPHRSETFKLSTDPLFVDKVQDIVGLYMAPPNRAIVLCVDEKSQIQALDREQPVLPMAPGVAERRTHTYIRHGTTSLFAALDVATGAVIGKCYKRHRASEFLDFLKRIDQEMPKGLDVHIVMDNYATHKTPKVKAWLARRSHWHVHFTPTSASWINQVERWFAELTRKQLQRGVHRSTADLEADIIAFIGTHNENPKPYRWVKSADEILASVKRFCQKTMSRTSDSGD, encoded by the coding sequence ATGGCGGGCCGGGTGGCGGATGTGGTTGTTCTGAGCGTTGAAGAGCGCAGCTTTCTCGAGTCTCAGGTTCGGCGGCACAAGGCAGCGCGCTCGCTGTCGGACCGGTGCCGGATAATCCTGCTCTGTGCAGAGGGGCTTCAAAGCAAGGAGATCGGAGCGCGGCTTGGCGTGCATGAGCATACCGTTGGAAAGTGGCGCAGGCGGTTCGTGAATGAGCGGATCGAGGGGCTGACCGACGAATACCGCCCCGGTCGGCCCCGCACGGTATCGGACGCTCAGGTCGCGGAGGTGATCGAGCGGACGCTGAACACGACGCCCAGGGACGCCACCCATTGGTCGATCCGCTCGATGGCCGCGGCGACGGGCCTGTCGCACACCACCATTCGCCGGATCTGGACCGCGTTCGGCCTGCAACCGCATCGCAGCGAGACGTTCAAGCTTTCCACCGATCCGCTGTTCGTCGACAAGGTGCAGGATATCGTCGGCCTCTATATGGCGCCGCCGAACCGGGCCATCGTGTTGTGCGTGGACGAGAAATCCCAGATCCAGGCGCTGGATCGCGAGCAACCGGTGTTGCCGATGGCGCCGGGTGTCGCCGAGCGGAGAACCCACACCTATATCCGTCATGGGACGACATCGCTGTTTGCGGCGCTTGATGTTGCGACTGGCGCAGTGATCGGGAAATGCTACAAGCGCCACAGGGCGAGCGAGTTTCTCGACTTCCTGAAGCGGATTGATCAGGAAATGCCCAAGGGCCTCGACGTGCATATCGTCATGGACAATTACGCCACGCATAAAACCCCGAAGGTCAAAGCCTGGCTGGCGCGCCGCTCGCATTGGCATGTTCACTTCACGCCCACCTCGGCGAGTTGGATCAACCAGGTGGAGCGCTGGTTCGCGGAACTGACCCGTAAGCAATTGCAACGCGGCGTCCACCGCTCCACTGCCGATCTGGAGGCCGACATCATCGCCTTCATCGGCACCCACAACGAGAACCCCAAACCCTACAGATGGGTCAAATCCGCCGACGAAATCCTCGCCTCGGTCAAGCGCTTCTGCCAGAAAACAATGAGCCGAACTTCAGATTCGGGTGACTAG
- the erfK_4 gene encoding putative L,D-transpeptidase ErfK/SrfK precursor, translating to MRRLAIAAALSLAALSAAPAVAASPFMIDPDTRQPMAFVPAIASARPQAAAVPREVVEFTGAYAPGTVIVDTGARRLYYVLPGRQAIRYGIGVGRPGFEWAGSPHITRKQEWPDWRPPEQMLRRRPDLPRFMAGGPDNPLGARALYLGSSLYRIHGSNEPDTIGQAVSSGCIRMLNDDIVDLYDRVQVGTRVVVLR from the coding sequence ATGCGCCGTCTCGCCATCGCCGCAGCGCTGTCCCTTGCCGCCTTGTCCGCAGCCCCGGCCGTGGCGGCCTCCCCCTTCATGATCGATCCCGATACCCGCCAGCCGATGGCCTTCGTGCCGGCGATCGCCTCGGCCCGGCCGCAGGCGGCCGCCGTTCCGCGCGAGGTGGTCGAATTCACCGGCGCCTATGCGCCGGGCACGGTGATCGTCGATACCGGCGCGCGCCGGCTCTACTACGTGCTGCCCGGCCGCCAGGCGATCCGCTACGGCATCGGCGTCGGCCGCCCCGGCTTCGAATGGGCCGGCAGCCCGCACATCACCCGCAAGCAGGAATGGCCGGACTGGCGCCCGCCCGAGCAGATGCTGCGCCGCCGCCCCGACCTGCCGCGCTTCATGGCCGGCGGCCCCGACAATCCGCTCGGCGCCCGCGCCCTCTATCTCGGCTCCTCGCTCTACCGCATCCACGGCTCCAATGAGCCGGACACGATCGGCCAGGCCGTCTCGTCGGGCTGCATCCGCATGCTCAACGACGATATCGTCGACCTCTACGACCGCGTCCAGGTCGGCACCCGCGTGGTCGTCCTGCGCTGA
- the ompR_8 gene encoding Transcriptional regulatory protein OmpR encodes MSAKPHIMVVDDEPAARDMVGDYLKMHGFEVTPCDGAAALRRAMAAGRPDLIVLDLNMPEEDGLSVIRDLKRSAPVPVIMLTATASAVDRIVGLELGADDYLAKPCELRELLARIRSVLRRAAAVAAAARPEQKERVRFGTKWLDLAGHMLRDDDGAEFPLTSSEFNLLKAFAENPRRVLSRDRLLDLAGARDPDAFDRAIDVRITRIRKKIEPDPEAPAFIKTVRGAGYMFLPDGEKR; translated from the coding sequence ATGAGCGCGAAACCGCACATCATGGTGGTCGACGACGAGCCCGCGGCCCGCGACATGGTCGGCGACTATCTGAAGATGCACGGCTTCGAGGTGACGCCGTGCGACGGCGCCGCCGCGCTGCGCCGGGCCATGGCGGCGGGCCGCCCGGACCTCATCGTGCTCGACCTCAACATGCCCGAGGAGGACGGGCTTTCGGTCATCCGCGATCTCAAGCGCTCGGCGCCGGTGCCGGTCATCATGCTGACCGCCACCGCCAGCGCGGTCGATCGCATCGTCGGGCTGGAGCTCGGCGCCGACGACTACCTCGCCAAGCCCTGCGAGCTGCGCGAGCTGCTCGCCCGGATCCGCTCGGTGCTGCGCCGTGCCGCAGCCGTCGCCGCGGCGGCGCGCCCGGAGCAGAAGGAGCGCGTGCGCTTCGGCACCAAATGGCTGGATCTCGCCGGCCACATGCTGCGCGACGATGACGGCGCCGAGTTTCCGCTGACCAGCTCGGAGTTCAACCTGCTCAAGGCCTTCGCCGAGAATCCCCGCCGCGTGCTCTCGCGCGACCGCCTGCTGGATCTCGCCGGCGCGCGCGACCCCGACGCTTTCGATCGGGCCATCGACGTGCGCATCACCCGCATCCGCAAGAAGATCGAACCCGATCCGGAAGCCCCCGCCTTCATCAAGACCGTGCGCGGGGCCGGCTACATGTTCCTGCCCGATGGGGAGAAGCGCTGA
- the srrB_2 gene encoding Sensor protein SrrB has translation MNDKDRDDDLIQVVEDEPAAPGRDQHRWKVAIIDDDPAVHSGTRYALYDYELAGAGLELLSAYSAAEGRALLAAHPDMAVVLLDVVMESDGAGLELVEEIRNVLKNDTVRIILRTGQPGQAPERQVIVDYDINDYKAKTELTADKLFTALTAAIRSYQQLMRLVETRRGLELIVDAASELFDLKSMRKLAEGVLTQIAGLIQAHCEGILVLREDQRAGYAILAGSGVYAGMAGTAENGLDQTMADLVGSAFEQRCHTFRGEQTMLYIRTASGREVVVALRSDRPLSETDRTLVAVFCGRLSTAFDNVILYEQLQAANETLELRVAERTRQLTGANERLTTQWNRLKRTNDHKAEVLGTVAHDLKNPLGVILGRSEMMRELLELDPPNIERAKSQIEQLRSSVARMTGMIDALLNDAMLDAEDIVLRVADIDTAAVIGAVIDANRPLAERKRQNLVYSGPASLAGRADPDRIREAVDNLVSNAIKYSPPGGRIAVRLSAGPDGHEVAVSDSGPGLSEEDLGRLFGRFQRLSAKPTGGESSTGLGLFIARRIIELHGGRIAAEANGEGPGATFSLILPAAGQGASA, from the coding sequence ATGAACGACAAAGACCGAGACGACGATCTGATCCAGGTGGTGGAGGACGAGCCGGCCGCACCCGGCCGCGATCAGCATCGCTGGAAGGTCGCGATCATCGACGACGACCCGGCGGTGCATTCGGGCACGCGCTACGCGCTCTACGACTACGAGCTGGCCGGGGCGGGCCTGGAGCTGCTCTCGGCCTATTCGGCGGCGGAGGGACGGGCGCTGCTGGCGGCGCATCCCGACATGGCGGTGGTGCTGCTCGACGTGGTCATGGAGAGCGACGGGGCGGGGCTCGAACTCGTCGAGGAGATCCGCAACGTCCTGAAGAACGACACGGTGCGCATCATCCTGCGCACCGGCCAGCCCGGCCAGGCGCCGGAACGCCAGGTCATCGTCGACTACGACATCAACGACTACAAGGCGAAGACCGAGCTGACCGCGGACAAGCTGTTCACCGCCCTGACCGCGGCGATCCGCTCCTATCAGCAGCTGATGCGGCTCGTCGAGACTCGCCGCGGGCTCGAGCTGATTGTCGATGCCGCTTCCGAACTGTTCGACCTGAAATCCATGCGCAAGCTGGCCGAGGGCGTGCTGACCCAGATCGCCGGGCTGATCCAGGCCCATTGCGAAGGCATCCTGGTGCTGCGCGAGGACCAGCGCGCCGGCTATGCCATTCTCGCCGGCTCGGGCGTCTATGCCGGCATGGCCGGAACCGCCGAGAATGGCCTCGACCAGACCATGGCCGATCTGGTGGGCTCTGCCTTCGAGCAGCGCTGCCACACCTTCCGCGGCGAGCAGACCATGCTCTACATCCGCACCGCCAGCGGCCGCGAGGTGGTGGTGGCGCTGCGCTCGGACCGGCCGCTGTCGGAAACCGACCGGACCCTGGTCGCCGTGTTCTGCGGGCGGCTGTCGACGGCCTTCGACAATGTCATCCTCTACGAGCAGCTGCAGGCGGCCAACGAAACCCTGGAGCTGAGGGTTGCCGAACGCACGCGCCAGCTGACCGGCGCCAACGAGCGGCTGACCACGCAGTGGAACCGCCTGAAGCGCACCAACGACCACAAGGCCGAGGTGCTCGGCACGGTCGCCCACGATCTGAAGAACCCGCTCGGCGTCATTCTCGGCCGCTCGGAAATGATGCGCGAGCTCCTGGAGCTCGACCCGCCCAATATCGAGCGGGCGAAGAGCCAGATCGAGCAGCTGCGCTCCTCGGTCGCGCGCATGACCGGCATGATCGACGCGCTCTTGAACGACGCCATGCTGGATGCCGAGGACATCGTGCTGCGCGTTGCCGATATCGATACGGCCGCGGTGATCGGCGCGGTGATCGACGCCAACCGTCCGCTGGCCGAGCGCAAGCGGCAGAACCTCGTCTATTCCGGGCCGGCGAGCCTTGCCGGCCGGGCCGACCCGGACCGGATCCGCGAGGCGGTCGACAATCTCGTCTCCAACGCGATCAAATATTCGCCGCCCGGTGGGCGCATCGCGGTCCGCCTGTCGGCCGGGCCCGACGGCCATGAGGTCGCGGTCAGCGACAGCGGCCCGGGGCTGTCGGAGGAGGATCTCGGCCGTCTGTTCGGGCGGTTCCAGCGCCTCTCGGCGAAACCCACCGGCGGCGAGAGCTCGACCGGGCTCGGCCTGTTCATTGCCCGCCGGATCATCGAGCTTCATGGCGGCCGCATTGCCGCCGAAGCCAATGGCGAGGGTCCCGGCGCGACCTTCAGCCTGATCTTGCCGGCGGCCGGGCAGGGAGCTTCGGCATGA
- the zraS_2 gene encoding Sensor protein ZraS produces MDASTARRRLTAPVLRSLKGRFDLASQALRHIPVRWRIATVVILNLAFIGLLLLLIASGASAIRSAWNAAQDARRIDRLLASIENEAGRLQTLIHRYFALPNDIVLADIEARRKALLAKLALEKEIDLALQNPARSVTSVTERFMLGFDELRSVRETISSIYENEIRKPASELSQLYAVVETAMAERAPLIAPALGKSREAFSIFLVAINDYYLTQSAQAQREASTSIEVIQATAPVMADLASSDFQRAAVQTLRERTDALRAGFGRLITVLGMQNRLLQVEIDGNQAVMATVIQEVADRVRANEDAAQARLESTLRSVFVQAVIVAGLFLLFVAAIWALIARSIRVPLDDLAGSMADIVRGDLARAPAGLMAGDDIGRMARAVEVFRQNAIEKQRAERDLVAAKDRAETALAHLRETQESLIEAEKLAALGGLVAGVAHEVNNPIGISLTVASTLTRRIEDFGRDVERGELRRSKLTEFVEGSREAAAQLSMNLQRAGEMVQAFKQVAVDRSHADRRSFDLAEATDQIVASLRPTLKRAAIELDVDMPDGIILDSYPGPYGQVITNLFINALTHAFPEGRRGQFRIAAVEAGDHVTITVQDDGVGMTEAVQRQAFDPFFTTRRGEGGTGLGLNIVFNIVTRRLGGRITLQSVPGSGTTFRMILPLVAPQEPAERP; encoded by the coding sequence ATGGACGCGTCCACGGCACGGCGGCGGCTGACGGCCCCCGTTCTCCGGTCGCTGAAGGGCCGCTTCGACCTTGCCTCGCAGGCGCTGCGCCACATTCCCGTGCGCTGGCGCATCGCCACCGTCGTCATCCTCAATCTCGCCTTCATCGGTCTTCTGCTGCTGCTGATCGCTTCGGGCGCCAGCGCCATCCGTTCGGCCTGGAACGCGGCGCAGGACGCGCGCCGCATCGACCGCCTGCTCGCCTCGATCGAGAACGAGGCCGGGCGCCTGCAGACCCTGATCCACCGTTATTTCGCCCTGCCCAACGACATCGTGCTCGCCGACATCGAGGCACGGCGCAAGGCGCTGCTCGCCAAGCTCGCGCTGGAAAAGGAAATCGACCTCGCGCTGCAGAACCCGGCCCGCTCGGTGACCAGCGTCACCGAGCGCTTCATGCTCGGCTTCGACGAGCTGCGCAGCGTGCGGGAGACCATTTCCTCGATCTACGAGAACGAGATCCGCAAGCCCGCGAGCGAGCTCTCCCAGCTCTATGCCGTCGTCGAGACGGCCATGGCCGAGCGCGCGCCGCTGATCGCGCCGGCGCTCGGCAAGTCGCGCGAGGCCTTCTCGATCTTTCTCGTCGCGATCAACGACTATTACCTGACCCAGTCGGCGCAGGCCCAGCGTGAGGCTTCCACCAGCATCGAGGTGATCCAGGCGACCGCGCCGGTCATGGCCGATCTGGCCTCGTCCGACTTCCAGCGGGCCGCGGTGCAGACGCTGCGCGAGCGCACCGATGCGCTCAGGGCCGGCTTCGGCCGGCTCATCACCGTGCTCGGCATGCAGAACCGTCTGCTGCAGGTCGAGATCGACGGCAACCAGGCGGTCATGGCCACCGTCATCCAGGAGGTCGCCGACCGGGTGCGTGCCAACGAGGACGCCGCGCAGGCGCGGCTCGAAAGCACGCTGCGCTCGGTCTTCGTCCAGGCGGTGATCGTGGCCGGCCTGTTCCTCCTGTTCGTCGCCGCCATCTGGGCGCTGATCGCGCGCTCCATCCGCGTGCCGCTCGACGATCTCGCCGGCAGCATGGCCGATATCGTGCGCGGCGACCTGGCCCGTGCCCCGGCCGGCCTGATGGCGGGCGACGATATCGGCCGCATGGCCCGCGCCGTCGAGGTGTTCCGCCAGAACGCCATCGAGAAGCAGCGGGCCGAGCGCGACCTGGTGGCGGCCAAGGACCGCGCCGAGACCGCGCTCGCCCATCTGCGCGAGACCCAGGAGAGCCTGATCGAGGCGGAAAAGCTGGCGGCCCTCGGCGGCCTGGTGGCCGGCGTCGCGCATGAGGTGAACAATCCGATCGGCATCAGCCTGACGGTCGCCTCGACGCTCACCCGGCGCATCGAGGATTTCGGCCGCGACGTCGAGCGCGGCGAGCTGCGCCGCTCCAAGCTCACCGAATTCGTCGAAGGCAGCCGGGAGGCCGCCGCGCAGCTGTCGATGAACCTGCAGCGCGCGGGCGAGATGGTGCAGGCCTTCAAGCAGGTGGCGGTCGACCGCAGCCATGCCGACCGCCGCTCCTTCGACCTCGCGGAGGCGACCGACCAGATCGTCGCGAGCCTCCGGCCCACCTTGAAGCGGGCGGCGATCGAGCTCGACGTCGACATGCCCGACGGCATCATCCTCGACAGCTATCCCGGGCCCTATGGCCAGGTGATCACCAATCTCTTCATCAACGCCCTGACCCATGCCTTCCCCGAGGGCCGCAGGGGCCAGTTCCGCATCGCCGCGGTCGAGGCCGGCGATCACGTGACCATCACCGTCCAGGACGACGGGGTCGGCATGACCGAGGCGGTGCAGCGCCAGGCCTTCGACCCGTTCTTCACCACCCGGCGCGGCGAAGGCGGCACCGGGCTTGGCCTCAATATCGTCTTCAACATCGTGACGCGGCGCCTCGGCGGTCGTATCACGCTTCAATCGGTGCCGGGCAGCGGCACCACTTTCCGCATGATCCTGCCGCTCGTTGCGCCGCAGGAGCCGGCCGAACGTCCTTGA